Proteins from a genomic interval of Clostridium scatologenes:
- the gcvT gene encoding glycine cleavage system aminomethyltransferase GcvT — MGDLKKTPLFDVYPRYGGKIIDFAGWALPVQYQGIVAEHEAVRNAAGIFDVSHMGEVEVKGKDALKFVQNIITNDASILENNQALYSPMCYENGGTVDDILVYKYADDYFYIVINAGNIDKDFKWMMDHKYNLAVDIVNISPDICEFAVQGPKAQMILQKIVNIDLEKIKFFYCERNVKVNNIDCMVSRTGYTGEDGFEIFCNAKDGESIWVKLLEVGKDDGLMPVGLGCRDTLRFEASLPLYGNELTEDISPLEAGIGFFVKLNKDEFIGKEALMKQKSQGLKRKIVGFEMKDRGIPRHGYKVQVNDEEIGVVTTGYKSPSLNKNIGLALVKAEYANLGKEIEIIIRNKGVKAEIIDKKFYKKNYKK, encoded by the coding sequence ATGGGGGATTTGAAGAAAACACCATTGTTTGATGTCTATCCAAGGTATGGAGGCAAAATTATAGATTTTGCTGGATGGGCACTTCCAGTTCAATATCAAGGTATAGTTGCTGAACATGAAGCAGTACGAAATGCAGCAGGTATTTTTGATGTATCACATATGGGAGAAGTAGAAGTTAAAGGCAAAGATGCTCTGAAATTTGTACAAAACATAATTACTAATGATGCTTCCATATTAGAAAATAATCAGGCACTCTATAGCCCAATGTGTTATGAAAATGGAGGAACAGTAGATGACATATTAGTGTATAAATATGCTGATGATTATTTTTATATAGTTATTAATGCAGGTAATATAGATAAAGATTTTAAATGGATGATGGATCACAAATATAATTTAGCTGTAGATATTGTAAATATATCTCCAGATATTTGTGAATTTGCTGTTCAAGGTCCAAAAGCTCAGATGATATTACAGAAGATTGTAAATATAGACTTAGAAAAGATAAAGTTTTTTTACTGTGAAAGAAATGTAAAAGTCAATAATATTGATTGTATGGTATCAAGAACGGGTTATACAGGGGAAGATGGTTTTGAAATATTTTGTAATGCTAAAGACGGGGAAAGCATATGGGTTAAACTTTTAGAGGTTGGAAAAGATGATGGACTCATGCCTGTTGGACTTGGATGTAGGGATACTTTGAGGTTTGAAGCAAGTTTGCCTTTGTATGGCAATGAGCTTACTGAGGATATAAGCCCTTTGGAAGCAGGAATTGGTTTTTTTGTAAAGTTAAATAAGGATGAATTTATAGGCAAGGAAGCATTGATGAAACAAAAATCTCAAGGATTAAAAAGAAAAATTGTTGGATTTGAAATGAAGGATAGAGGAATTCCAAGGCATGGTTATAAGGTTCAAGTAAATGATGAGGAAATTGGAGTTGTTACTACAGGATATAAATCACCTTCTTTAAATAAAAATATAGGACTTGCTCTTGTAAAAGCAGAATATGCAAATTTGGGAAAAGAAATAGAAATTATAATTAGAAATAAGGGTGTTAAGGCTGAAATAATAGATAAGAAATTTTATAAAAAGAATTATAAAAAATAA
- a CDS encoding DegV family protein: MEKIKIITDSTSDLPMDIIEKYDIEVLPLLVSFGEETYQDGVGINLHTLLSKMDGNKDFPTTAQVNPQRFMECYKKYLDQGYKIVSIHISSKLSGTYQSACIAKDTLETEDIVVIDGFNVTSGLGILVMKSAELKEKGLGIYDIETEIKNLIPHVKSVLAFGTMDNLIKGGRISKTAGTIANILGIKPIISIEDGELIVIDKVRGSKKAIRVILDYLDKKGIKQGETSVLLHVENKDILDNLREDLKEKNNKFIECEVGCVVGVYAGAGACGVFFIEDF; encoded by the coding sequence ATGGAAAAAATAAAGATAATAACGGATAGTACATCAGATCTACCAATGGATATAATAGAAAAATATGATATTGAAGTACTTCCACTCCTTGTTAGCTTTGGTGAAGAAACTTATCAAGATGGTGTGGGAATAAATTTACATACATTATTGTCTAAAATGGATGGAAACAAAGATTTTCCAACAACAGCACAGGTAAATCCACAAAGATTTATGGAGTGTTATAAAAAATATCTTGATCAAGGATATAAGATAGTATCAATACATATTTCGTCAAAATTAAGTGGTACTTATCAATCAGCTTGTATAGCCAAAGACACATTAGAAACAGAAGATATTGTAGTAATAGATGGCTTTAATGTTACATCAGGTCTTGGAATTTTAGTAATGAAGTCAGCTGAACTAAAAGAAAAAGGTTTAGGGATATATGATATAGAAACAGAAATTAAAAATTTAATTCCTCATGTAAAAAGTGTATTGGCATTTGGAACAATGGACAATCTGATTAAAGGTGGAAGAATATCTAAAACTGCAGGGACTATAGCAAATATCTTAGGTATAAAACCAATAATTTCCATAGAAGATGGAGAATTGATTGTAATAGATAAAGTAAGAGGAAGTAAAAAAGCTATAAGAGTTATACTAGATTATTTAGATAAAAAGGGTATAAAGCAGGGGGAGACCTCTGTACTTTTGCATGTGGAAAATAAAGATATTTTAGATAATCTAAGAGAAGACTTGAAAGAAAAAAATAATAAGTTTATTGAGTGCGAAGTTGGATGTGTAGTTGGAGTATATGCAGGGGCAGGTGCTTGTGGTGTGTTTTTTATAGAAGATTTTTAA
- a CDS encoding tRNA (cytidine(34)-2'-O)-methyltransferase — MNLNIVLFQPEIPQNTGNIARTCVLTNCKLHLIKPLGFSLDEKHLKRAGLDYWKYLDLKVYESYEELREKYKDSNFYFSTTHGDNFYHEVEYKEGDFIVFGRESCGLPDYIRESDPKKCIRVPMINTTTRSLNLSNTVAIVAYEALRQMDFPTMK; from the coding sequence TTGAATTTAAATATAGTATTGTTTCAACCAGAAATACCACAAAATACAGGTAATATAGCGAGAACCTGTGTGCTTACGAATTGTAAACTTCATTTGATAAAACCTTTAGGATTTAGTCTTGATGAGAAACATTTAAAAAGAGCAGGATTGGATTATTGGAAATACTTAGATCTTAAGGTATATGAGTCTTATGAAGAATTAAGAGAAAAATATAAGGATTCAAATTTTTATTTTTCTACTACACATGGTGATAATTTTTATCATGAAGTAGAATATAAAGAAGGAGATTTTATTGTATTTGGAAGGGAATCTTGTGGACTTCCAGATTATATAAGAGAAAGTGATCCTAAAAAATGTATAAGAGTACCTATGATAAATACTACAACTCGATCATTGAATTTGTCTAATACAGTAGCTATTGTTGCGTATGAGGCATTAAGACAAATGGATTTTCCAACCATGAAGTAG
- a CDS encoding N-acetylmuramoyl-L-alanine amidase family protein produces the protein MRIANKKKFTFSCIFFTLLMLLFNKTVINVNKGELTQVQPVVMAVDKGETKKSTATNINKNINKDVIVLDAGHGGIDNGTSYKNLYEKDLTLKMVKYAEAYLKSKGYTVVLTRNKDELIPLKEIGRRVNASSGTVFVSIHVNSISDTNFKGITTLYYDVQNYQKDERIKLANILEKEAVKSDKWESKGIKKQNVAILRYSKIPCALVECGFITNSEDRDKLSKDEVLKRLSVNISNGIIKYLKQSSDS, from the coding sequence ATGAGAATTGCAAATAAAAAAAAATTCACATTTTCTTGTATTTTTTTTACCTTATTAATGTTATTATTTAACAAAACTGTAATAAATGTGAATAAAGGTGAATTAACACAAGTTCAACCTGTAGTAATGGCTGTAGATAAAGGTGAAACAAAAAAATCAACTGCTACTAATATAAATAAAAATATAAACAAAGATGTAATAGTATTGGATGCAGGACATGGTGGAATTGATAATGGTACAAGCTATAAAAATTTATATGAAAAAGATTTAACTTTAAAGATGGTAAAATATGCAGAAGCATATTTAAAAAGCAAAGGATATACAGTAGTTCTTACAAGAAATAAGGATGAACTTATACCTTTAAAGGAAATTGGAAGAAGAGTGAATGCATCATCTGGAACTGTATTTGTATCTATTCATGTAAATTCTATTAGTGATACAAACTTTAAAGGAATAACAACTTTGTATTATGATGTACAAAATTACCAAAAAGATGAAAGAATAAAATTGGCAAATATTTTAGAGAAGGAAGCTGTAAAAAGTGATAAATGGGAAAGTAAGGGGATAAAAAAGCAGAATGTTGCAATATTAAGATATAGTAAAATTCCTTGTGCATTAGTAGAATGTGGTTTTATAACTAATAGTGAAGATAGGGACAAGCTATCTAAAGATGAAGTTTTAAAAAGATTATCTGTAAATATATCAAATGGTATAATAAAATATTTAAAACAAAGTTCAGATTCATAA
- a CDS encoding VanW family protein has product MVKSNDSMKKNNILSKMLIGAAVIVGMIIFIIYQYNTAKAWSNRIYPGVKIENQDLSGKTKGEAKSIIEKKYKVGIIKKKLNIKTDARNYTLDFSKINPKYDIDGAINQAFNYGKDRNLLKKYQLIKFSSTKKFNLKLVYDNKPVNEFIDSIEKEVNKAPVDATLNISQGNIKVVPEKKGETLQKDKLKKELSSKINGEIDHDIDIKAPMQAVNAKITGDKISSINYKIGEFSTEYGSISSPERENNIVLATKSINGKILMPGDTFSFNDIVGERTAERGYQAAPVIIGDKVDSGLGGGICQVSSTLYNAVIRANIKSVERTHHSLPSHYVKLGMDATVDYGNLDYKFKNTLKYPIYIEGDASGGVVLFNVYSNNSLAGIVTELSSNVYQTVEPNIKYQDDATLPEGKTEVEKPFSTGYKVKVTKTTTQNGKLISQETITDDYYEPVEGIIKRGTKKPETPPVIPPAVPAATTPTTPTAQPSTAPSAPKN; this is encoded by the coding sequence ATGGTAAAAAGCAATGATAGTATGAAAAAAAACAACATATTATCAAAAATGCTAATTGGTGCGGCAGTAATAGTAGGTATGATAATATTTATAATATATCAGTACAATACTGCAAAAGCCTGGAGTAATCGAATATATCCAGGAGTAAAAATTGAAAATCAGGATTTGTCAGGAAAAACAAAGGGGGAAGCTAAAAGTATAATAGAAAAAAAATATAAAGTTGGAATTATAAAAAAGAAATTAAATATTAAAACGGATGCAAGGAATTATACATTAGATTTTTCAAAAATAAATCCTAAATATGATATTGATGGTGCTATAAATCAAGCTTTCAATTATGGTAAGGACAGAAATCTACTAAAAAAATACCAACTTATAAAATTTTCATCTACTAAAAAGTTTAATTTAAAGCTTGTGTATGATAATAAACCTGTAAATGAATTTATAGATAGTATTGAAAAAGAGGTAAATAAGGCACCTGTAGATGCAACTTTGAATATTAGTCAAGGAAATATTAAAGTAGTCCCAGAGAAGAAGGGTGAAACACTTCAGAAGGACAAACTAAAAAAGGAACTTTCATCTAAAATTAATGGAGAAATTGATCATGACATTGATATAAAAGCACCTATGCAGGCAGTAAATGCAAAGATAACAGGTGATAAAATTTCTAGTATAAATTATAAAATAGGTGAGTTTAGTACAGAGTATGGAAGTATATCTTCACCTGAAAGGGAAAACAATATAGTTTTAGCCACAAAAAGTATAAATGGAAAAATACTCATGCCAGGTGATACCTTTAGCTTTAATGACATAGTAGGAGAGCGAACTGCAGAAAGAGGGTATCAAGCTGCACCTGTAATCATAGGAGATAAGGTGGATTCAGGTCTTGGCGGAGGAATATGCCAAGTTTCAAGTACTTTATATAATGCAGTGATTAGAGCAAATATAAAATCAGTAGAGAGAACTCATCACTCATTACCATCTCATTATGTAAAATTAGGTATGGATGCTACAGTAGATTATGGTAATTTGGATTATAAGTTTAAAAATACATTAAAATACCCTATATACATAGAAGGTGATGCTTCAGGAGGAGTTGTTTTATTTAATGTATACTCCAATAATTCTTTAGCAGGTATAGTAACAGAGTTAAGTTCAAATGTTTATCAAACAGTAGAACCAAATATAAAATATCAAGATGATGCTACTTTACCAGAAGGAAAAACAGAAGTTGAAAAACCTTTTTCAACAGGTTATAAGGTTAAAGTAACAAAAACTACAACACAAAATGGAAAATTAATTAGCCAAGAAACAATTACAGATGATTATTATGAGCCAGTAGAAGGAATAATAAAAAGAGGAACTAAAAAGCCAGAAACCCCACCAGTTATTCCACCAGCAGTACCAGCTGCAACAACACCAACAACACCAACTGCTCAGCCAAGTACTGCACCAAGTGCTCCTAAAAATTAA
- a CDS encoding VanW family protein: MRRNRRGRKRARKSKLAVPFMIFTILLVSAACGYITYNYNYIKYWNGLVYPRVTVGGVNISEKTKNEAKEILKHNFSEQIVKKNININVEGKVYALNYSKISPQYDIDDVVNTAFNYGKSSNIFVQYIILKMSKDKNFDLKFYYDEKPVKELINNIQLEVNKDPVNASLEIDKGNLNVISEVNGKKLEKDKLEKETLSKMNGSIGQDVNITALVKQIPANIKGESLKSIDTLIGTYSTNYAASSSQRANNIALATSSINGKILMPGEVFSFNDTVGERTEERGYEPAPVIIGNKLESGLGGGICQVSTTLYNAVNRSGMTSIEREHHTMPVHYVPQGMDATVDYGNIDYKFKNIYKYPVYIQAYISSRNVIFNLYSNSSMKN, from the coding sequence ATGAGAAGAAATAGGAGAGGTAGAAAAAGAGCTAGAAAAAGTAAACTTGCAGTGCCGTTTATGATATTTACAATACTTTTAGTATCTGCTGCTTGTGGGTATATAACTTATAATTATAATTATATAAAATATTGGAATGGGTTGGTATATCCTAGAGTAACAGTAGGCGGAGTAAATATTTCAGAAAAAACTAAGAATGAAGCTAAAGAGATACTAAAACATAATTTTTCAGAACAAATAGTGAAAAAAAATATAAATATAAATGTAGAAGGTAAAGTTTATGCTTTAAATTATTCAAAAATATCTCCTCAATATGACATTGATGATGTGGTAAATACTGCTTTTAATTATGGAAAAAGTTCAAATATATTTGTACAATATATAATATTAAAAATGAGTAAAGATAAAAATTTTGATTTGAAATTTTATTATGATGAAAAACCAGTAAAGGAATTAATTAATAATATTCAATTAGAAGTTAATAAAGATCCTGTTAATGCATCATTAGAAATAGATAAAGGTAATTTAAATGTGATTTCTGAAGTTAATGGAAAAAAGTTAGAAAAGGATAAATTAGAAAAAGAAACTCTTAGTAAAATGAATGGAAGTATAGGGCAGGATGTTAATATAACTGCATTGGTTAAACAAATACCTGCAAATATAAAAGGAGAATCTTTAAAAAGTATAGATACGTTAATTGGGACATACTCTACTAATTATGCAGCTTCTTCATCGCAAAGAGCTAATAATATAGCATTAGCGACTAGTAGTATAAATGGAAAGATACTTATGCCTGGTGAAGTATTTAGTTTTAATGATACAGTTGGTGAAAGAACAGAAGAAAGAGGATACGAACCAGCGCCTGTAATTATAGGAAACAAACTAGAATCCGGTTTGGGAGGAGGAATATGTCAGGTATCTACCACATTGTATAATGCAGTAAATAGATCTGGAATGACGTCTATAGAAAGGGAACATCATACTATGCCAGTACATTATGTGCCGCAAGGTATGGATGCTACAGTTGATTATGGAAATATAGATTATAAATTTAAGAATATATATAAATATCCTGTATACATTCAAGCGTATATATCTAGTAGAAATGTAATATTTAATCTATATTCTAATTCTTCTATGAAAAACTAA